One segment of Geminicoccaceae bacterium DNA contains the following:
- the glnA gene encoding type I glutamate--ammonia ligase — protein sequence MSEAASVLTRLQEEGFRTLDLRFTDLSGRWCHTSIEAQSVTEEALARGILIDGASVPGWRDVADSDLLLHPDLATAWADPFSAQPTLVLYCDGLEPAAAMDYERDPRCTARRAERALKDLGFCDRLLASAEIGFFMFDDVRVEQGPMRSSYSLESSESRTAGSLPQLSGHTGHRPAPGTASLSLSPADHHGDIRAEITTILRSLGMAELRHEHGPAACMHKIAIGRGGLLETCDRLQLLKYVVHQVAASYGKSATFMAKPIAGEPGAPLSLALSLWQNDRPVFAGQGYADLSQTSLAFIAGILHHARALNAFTNPTANSYKRLQSGNDEPTLLAYAAHNRSAAVRIPYADQPARKRVECRFADPTANSYLALSAILLAGLDGVARKLEPGDAMDRNLYDLRPEELEGIPVACRSLSEALLALEQDQEFLTKNGVFTFELIEGYVEVKRQEIDRLARLPTPAELELYYGL from the coding sequence ATGAGTGAAGCCGCCAGCGTGTTGACGCGTCTGCAGGAAGAGGGATTCAGGACCCTCGACCTGCGCTTCACCGATCTATCCGGCCGCTGGTGCCATACCTCCATTGAAGCCCAGAGCGTCACCGAGGAGGCTCTTGCCCGCGGCATCCTCATTGATGGAGCCTCGGTGCCGGGCTGGCGCGATGTCGCCGACAGCGATCTTCTGCTGCACCCCGATCTCGCCACCGCATGGGCCGATCCCTTCTCGGCCCAGCCGACGCTGGTGCTCTACTGCGATGGTCTCGAACCGGCGGCGGCCATGGATTACGAGCGCGATCCGCGCTGTACGGCAAGACGGGCCGAAAGGGCCCTCAAGGATCTCGGCTTCTGCGACAGGCTGCTGGCCAGTGCCGAGATCGGGTTCTTCATGTTCGACGACGTGCGGGTCGAACAGGGTCCGATGCGCAGTTCCTACAGCCTCGAATCCAGTGAAAGCCGCACCGCCGGCTCCCTGCCGCAGCTGAGTGGCCACACGGGGCACCGGCCGGCACCGGGCACGGCCAGCCTGAGCCTGTCGCCAGCCGACCATCATGGCGACATTCGCGCGGAGATCACCACCATCCTCCGCTCGCTCGGCATGGCGGAGCTGCGCCACGAGCATGGCCCGGCCGCCTGCATGCACAAGATCGCCATCGGCCGCGGCGGCCTGCTCGAAACCTGCGACAGGCTGCAACTGCTCAAATATGTGGTCCACCAGGTCGCAGCTTCCTACGGCAAGTCGGCGACCTTCATGGCCAAGCCGATCGCTGGCGAACCGGGTGCGCCGCTGAGCCTCGCGCTGTCATTGTGGCAGAACGACCGTCCGGTGTTCGCCGGCCAGGGCTATGCCGACCTTTCCCAGACCTCCCTCGCCTTCATCGCCGGCATCCTTCATCACGCGCGTGCCCTGAACGCGTTCACCAACCCTACCGCCAACAGCTACAAGCGGCTGCAATCGGGCAATGACGAACCCACCCTGCTCGCCTATGCCGCCCACAACCGTTCTGCCGCCGTACGCATTCCCTATGCCGACCAACCCGCCCGCAAGCGGGTCGAATGCCGCTTTGCCGATCCGACGGCCAATTCCTATCTCGCCCTGAGCGCCATCCTGCTGGCCGGCCTCGACGGCGTCGCCCGCAAGCTCGAACCGGGCGACGCGATGGACCGCAATCTCTACGACCTGAGACCGGAAGAACTCGAAGGTATCCCCGTGGCCTGCCGTTCATTGAGCGAAGCATTGCTGGCGCTCGAACAGGACCAGGAGTTTCTGACGAAAAACGGAGTTTTCACCTTCGAACTGATCGAGGGGTATGTCGAAGTGAAACGACAGGAAATCGATCGGCTTGCACGCCTTCCCACTCCGGCAGAGCTGGAGCTTTATTACGGCTTGTAG
- a CDS encoding DUF924 domain-containing protein, producing the protein MVDAAAQAFLDFWFDKESKARWFNSTKAFDATCREQALHLLDRAWDGELDGWATTARGALALVILLDQMPRNIFRGTARAFAFDGKARMASAKALGAGQDGELDKVQRSFLYMPFEHSEDPADQRRSVELFAALGDPVKLDYALQHQAIIERFGRFPHRNKALGRESTPGELAYLAAGSNKGFQRSQDPA; encoded by the coding sequence ATGGTCGACGCGGCAGCGCAGGCGTTTCTCGATTTCTGGTTCGACAAGGAGAGCAAGGCACGGTGGTTCAACTCGACGAAGGCGTTCGATGCGACCTGCCGCGAACAGGCCCTTCACCTGCTCGACAGGGCATGGGACGGCGAGCTGGACGGTTGGGCAACCACCGCGAGGGGAGCCCTTGCCCTCGTGATCCTGCTGGACCAGATGCCGCGCAACATCTTTCGCGGGACGGCCAGGGCCTTCGCCTTCGATGGGAAGGCGCGGATGGCGAGCGCGAAGGCCCTTGGGGCGGGTCAGGACGGGGAACTGGACAAGGTCCAGCGCTCCTTCCTCTACATGCCGTTCGAACATAGCGAGGACCCCGCCGACCAGCGCCGCTCGGTCGAGCTGTTCGCAGCCCTGGGCGATCCGGTGAAGCTGGATTACGCGTTGCAGCATCAGGCGATCATCGAACGCTTCGGTCGTTTTCCGCATCGCAACAAGGCCCTGGGACGCGAGAGTACGCCCGGTGAACTGGCTTACCTCGCGGCCGGCAGCAACAAGGGCTTCCAGCGGTCGCAGGACCCCGCCTGA
- the radC gene encoding DNA repair protein RadC, with the protein MELHREPGPVMKAMLAADRRDIAGMCYESWHGLAAPPTGSALCYSSGEAGYWPQDAGGLAEDAATYLMPPAALASDVMKIDTKYLTALGQEDVLPPALDFLESYLYIATGLVDESRAVARRALDRFQSLGAVLAASLGDLLRVDGMTSQMALALKAIHKGMRCVLKEPLQERINISSFDAVIDYLGAAMRFEMVEVLRVLFLDRKNGLIRDEVMHTGTVDHVPLYPREIVRRALETGASALIIAHNHPSGDPTPSKQDISMTRDIMEALRVFHIAMHEHFVIGKHGTIGLRQAGYV; encoded by the coding sequence ATGGAGCTCCATCGCGAGCCAGGACCCGTCATGAAGGCCATGCTGGCGGCCGACCGCCGGGATATCGCCGGCATGTGCTACGAGAGCTGGCATGGCCTTGCGGCGCCCCCGACGGGTTCTGCCTTATGCTACTCTTCGGGCGAGGCCGGATACTGGCCGCAGGACGCTGGCGGCCTGGCCGAGGATGCCGCAACCTATCTGATGCCTCCGGCGGCGCTGGCGAGCGACGTGATGAAGATCGACACGAAATACCTCACGGCGCTGGGACAGGAGGACGTGCTGCCGCCGGCGCTCGATTTCCTCGAATCATACCTGTATATTGCGACGGGACTCGTCGACGAGAGCCGGGCGGTGGCCCGCAGGGCCCTTGACCGCTTCCAGTCGCTGGGCGCCGTGCTCGCCGCGAGTCTCGGCGACCTTCTGCGGGTCGACGGAATGACAAGCCAGATGGCGCTGGCCCTCAAGGCCATCCACAAGGGCATGCGCTGCGTTCTCAAGGAGCCGCTGCAGGAGCGCATCAACATTTCCAGCTTCGATGCGGTGATCGACTATCTCGGTGCGGCAATGCGCTTCGAAATGGTGGAGGTCCTGCGCGTCCTGTTCCTCGATCGCAAGAACGGCCTCATCCGCGACGAGGTCATGCATACGGGCACGGTCGACCATGTGCCGCTCTATCCGCGCGAGATCGTCCGCCGCGCGCTGGAAACGGGCGCGTCCGCGCTCATCATCGCCCACAACCATCCCAGCGGCGATCCGACACCGTCCAAGCAGGACATCTCGATGACCCGCGACATCATGGAAGCGCTGAGGGTGTTCCACATCGCCATGCACGAGCATTTCGTCATCGGCAAGCACGGCACGATCGGGTTGCGCCAGGCCGGCTACGTCTGA
- a CDS encoding adenylosuccinate lyase: MIDRYSRPEMAAIFSADSKLAIWLDVELLVAEAMAAAGDLPADEVARLREKAEAGRDRIIDSKRIDEIESVTRHDVIAFLTHVEEICGAEARHLHLGMTSSDLLDTTLAIQLRRAGALLLADLEALLAVLERRAREHAMTLTIGRSHGIHAEPITFGLKLATFFAEFDRQKARLETAMDDVATCAISGAVGTFANIDPRVEAMVAEKLGLRPEPVSTQVIPRDRHAAFACALAQIAGSIERLSVEVRHLQRTELREAEEFFHAGQKGSSAMPHKRNPVLSENLTGLARMIRAAAIPALENVALWHERDISHSSVERVMIPDSCILTDFALSRLTGMMDKLTIYPERMLRNLESTFGLHNSQRVLLALTRSGLPRQAAYAIVQQAAMQAWQEERPLLDLLLDREDVVERIGEDELLEAFDDGYHVRHVKTILDRVLGPEGEDPDSEGEDG; the protein is encoded by the coding sequence TTGATCGATCGCTACAGCCGGCCGGAGATGGCCGCGATTTTCTCGGCCGATAGCAAGCTCGCCATCTGGCTGGACGTGGAACTGCTCGTCGCGGAGGCCATGGCGGCGGCAGGCGACCTGCCCGCGGACGAGGTTGCACGCCTGCGCGAAAAGGCCGAGGCCGGGCGCGACAGGATCATCGACTCCAAGCGTATCGACGAGATCGAATCCGTCACCCGCCACGACGTCATCGCCTTTCTTACTCATGTCGAGGAAATCTGCGGCGCGGAAGCACGGCACCTGCATCTGGGCATGACCTCGTCGGACCTGCTCGACACGACGCTGGCCATTCAGCTTCGGCGCGCCGGGGCCCTGCTGCTGGCCGATCTCGAAGCTCTGCTGGCCGTCCTTGAGCGGCGCGCGCGCGAACATGCGATGACACTGACCATCGGTCGCAGCCATGGCATCCATGCCGAACCGATCACCTTCGGCCTGAAGCTCGCCACGTTCTTCGCCGAGTTCGACCGGCAGAAGGCCCGCCTTGAGACCGCCATGGACGATGTCGCCACCTGCGCAATATCCGGCGCAGTGGGAACATTCGCCAATATCGATCCCCGCGTCGAGGCGATGGTTGCCGAGAAGCTCGGTCTTCGGCCGGAGCCGGTCTCGACCCAGGTCATCCCGCGGGACAGGCACGCCGCCTTTGCGTGCGCGCTGGCACAGATCGCCGGATCGATCGAGAGGCTCTCTGTCGAAGTTCGACACTTGCAGCGCACCGAACTGCGCGAGGCCGAGGAATTCTTCCATGCGGGACAGAAGGGCAGCTCGGCGATGCCCCACAAGCGGAACCCTGTGCTTTCCGAGAACCTTACCGGATTGGCCAGGATGATACGTGCGGCAGCCATCCCCGCACTGGAGAATGTCGCCCTATGGCACGAGCGGGATATTTCGCACAGCTCGGTCGAACGGGTAATGATCCCCGATAGCTGTATTCTGACAGATTTTGCGCTTTCACGCCTGACAGGCATGATGGACAAGTTGACCATTTACCCGGAGCGCATGTTGCGCAATCTGGAGAGCACCTTCGGATTGCACAATTCCCAGCGTGTATTGCTCGCCCTCACCCGCTCCGGCCTGCCACGCCAGGCGGCCTATGCCATTGTCCAGCAGGCCGCCATGCAGGCCTGGCAGGAGGAACGGCCACTGCTCGACCTGCTGCTCGACCGCGAGGATGTGGTCGAGCGGATTGGCGAGGATGAACTGCTTGAGGCATTCGACGACGGGTATCATGTCCGCCATGTGAAGACAATCCTTGACCGAGTTCTTGGACCCGAAGGAGAAGATCCTGACAGCGAAGGTGAAGACGGCTGA
- the apbC gene encoding iron-sulfur cluster carrier protein ApbC, translating to MTQPTNDQILNVLRAIRHPVRQSDIVTLGLVSGIVVKNGNVGFAIDVDPREAERLEQMRKSAEDAVRAMEGVLSCSVVLTAERAPGGRENAGPPPTLGGARPQQQRPQEQAPLVPDCKAIVAVASGKGGVGKSTTAINLAMGLAANGLKVGLLDADIYGPSMPRMAGVSGRPASSDGSRLQPLVSHGVKIMSMGFLVDEDAPMIWRGPMVQSALQQMLGDVAWGELDVMIVDMPPGTGDAQLTMAQRVPLAGAVIVSTPQDIALLDAKKAINMFRRVDVPILGIVENMSYYCCPQCGHRAEIFAHGGAEACAEQFEVDFLAGIPLDIAIRETSDGGTPIVVSDPQSPLAQAYLQLAMKVGEKLRAGNGNGGRPSPKIVYQ from the coding sequence ATGACCCAGCCGACAAACGACCAGATTTTGAACGTGTTGCGCGCAATTCGACATCCGGTGCGTCAATCCGACATCGTCACTCTCGGACTTGTGAGTGGAATCGTCGTCAAGAACGGCAATGTCGGATTCGCCATCGATGTCGACCCCAGGGAGGCCGAACGTCTCGAACAGATGCGCAAGTCGGCCGAAGATGCGGTGCGCGCCATGGAGGGGGTCCTGTCGTGTTCGGTCGTGCTCACGGCCGAGCGCGCGCCGGGAGGCCGCGAGAATGCCGGACCTCCGCCGACGCTGGGCGGAGCCCGTCCGCAACAGCAGCGGCCGCAGGAGCAGGCGCCGCTGGTGCCGGATTGCAAGGCGATCGTCGCGGTCGCATCGGGCAAGGGGGGAGTCGGCAAGTCCACAACGGCCATCAATCTCGCCATGGGGCTTGCTGCCAACGGTTTGAAAGTCGGCCTCCTCGATGCCGACATCTACGGACCCTCCATGCCCCGCATGGCCGGCGTGAGCGGCAGGCCCGCCAGCTCGGACGGAAGCCGCCTGCAACCGCTCGTCTCCCACGGCGTCAAGATCATGTCGATGGGCTTCCTCGTCGATGAGGACGCGCCGATGATCTGGCGCGGTCCGATGGTCCAGAGCGCGCTGCAGCAGATGCTCGGCGACGTTGCGTGGGGGGAGCTCGACGTCATGATCGTCGACATGCCGCCGGGTACGGGCGATGCGCAGCTCACCATGGCCCAGCGAGTTCCGCTCGCCGGCGCGGTCATCGTCTCCACGCCGCAGGACATCGCCCTCCTCGATGCGAAGAAGGCCATCAACATGTTCCGGCGCGTCGATGTTCCCATCCTGGGAATTGTCGAGAACATGTCCTACTATTGCTGTCCGCAATGCGGTCACCGCGCGGAGATTTTTGCGCATGGTGGAGCGGAAGCCTGCGCCGAACAGTTCGAAGTTGATTTCCTGGCAGGAATCCCGCTGGACATCGCCATTCGCGAGACATCCGATGGCGGCACGCCGATCGTCGTCAGCGATCCGCAGAGCCCGCTGGCGCAGGCCTATCTGCAACTGGCCATGAAGGTCGGCGAGAAATTGCGCGCAGGCAACGGGAACGGTGGCAGGCCGTCGCCGAAGATCGTCTACCAGTAA
- the hflK gene encoding FtsH protease activity modulator HflK: MPWNNQGGGGWQGGGGGQGPWGGRPGGNGGGSGQGPGQPPDLEELIKRSQEKVRQLFPKGTGSGGSGISKKAAILIALLVVAFWGLTGFYRVLPEEQGVELVFGKLSDTTTPGLNWNWPAPIGSVETPQVTRVNRIEVGFRNNGRTGGNSREVTNEALMLTGDENIIDVNFVVLWKISNAADYLFNIRDPESTVFAAAESVMREIIGQTPIAEATTEGRRAIEQKAREQMQVLMNEYGAGILIDEVQLQKADPPQEVIDAFRDVQRAQADRERAQNEAEAFSNDIIPRARGEAERLLQEAQAYEQEVVARASGEAQRFKAVLDEYTKAKDVTVRRIYLETMEEILAGMNKVIIDKDAGDNGVVPYLPLPELRNRAGQSDQATPRPEGAAQ; this comes from the coding sequence ATGCCCTGGAACAATCAAGGCGGTGGAGGCTGGCAAGGCGGCGGAGGTGGCCAGGGGCCATGGGGCGGCCGTCCCGGCGGCAATGGTGGTGGCAGTGGCCAGGGACCCGGGCAGCCGCCCGATCTCGAGGAACTGATCAAGCGCAGCCAGGAGAAGGTCAGGCAGCTCTTCCCGAAGGGAACGGGTAGCGGGGGCAGCGGCATAAGCAAGAAGGCCGCCATCCTCATTGCGTTGCTGGTCGTCGCATTCTGGGGGCTTACGGGATTCTACCGCGTGCTGCCCGAGGAGCAGGGCGTGGAGCTCGTCTTCGGCAAGCTTTCCGATACCACCACGCCCGGCCTGAACTGGAACTGGCCGGCACCGATCGGTTCGGTCGAGACGCCCCAGGTGACGCGCGTCAACCGTATCGAGGTGGGCTTTCGCAACAACGGACGTACGGGCGGGAATTCCCGCGAAGTGACCAATGAAGCGCTGATGCTTACCGGCGACGAGAACATCATCGATGTCAATTTCGTCGTCCTTTGGAAGATTTCCAACGCAGCCGATTATCTCTTCAACATCCGTGATCCCGAGTCGACGGTATTCGCCGCTGCGGAAAGCGTGATGCGCGAGATCATCGGCCAGACGCCCATCGCCGAGGCCACCACCGAAGGTCGCCGTGCAATCGAGCAGAAGGCCCGCGAACAGATGCAGGTGCTGATGAACGAGTACGGTGCCGGCATTCTCATCGACGAGGTGCAGCTGCAGAAGGCCGACCCGCCGCAGGAAGTCATCGATGCGTTCCGCGATGTGCAGAGGGCACAGGCGGACCGCGAACGTGCCCAGAACGAGGCCGAAGCCTTCTCCAACGACATCATCCCGCGCGCCCGGGGCGAAGCCGAGCGGTTGCTGCAGGAGGCTCAGGCCTACGAGCAGGAAGTCGTCGCCCGTGCCAGCGGTGAGGCACAACGGTTCAAGGCGGTGCTCGATGAGTACACCAAGGCCAAGGATGTCACCGTTCGAAGAATTTATCTTGAGACCATGGAAGAAATCCTCGCCGGGATGAACAAGGTGATCATCGACAAGGACGCCGGCGACAATGGCGTCGTTCCCTACTTGCCGTTGCCGGAACTCAGGAATCGCGCTGGTCAGTCCGATCAGGCTACCCCCCGGCCCGAAGGAGCAGCGCAATGA
- the hflC gene encoding protease modulator HflC — translation MSKPVKIGLAIAAAAIILIILNGVFVVHQTQQALVVRFGNPVRQITEAGLNWKVPLIQQVEFFEKRVLDYDADPVELILGDQKRLVVDAFTRYRINNALLFRQSAGNETQFRSQLEPIVFSALRSVLGEVSLFQVLSEDRNALMGRIRDEANRALKQFGVEVVDIRIKRADLPKENSEAIFRRMQTEREREAKELRAQGAELAQRIRARADRERRVLIAEAKRDADVTRGKGDAEAVRIFAESFGQDLSFFDFYRSMQAYRKALAGDATSLVMSPDSEFFRYIKGLPGESDATGR, via the coding sequence ATGAGCAAGCCCGTCAAGATCGGCCTCGCCATCGCCGCCGCCGCCATTATCCTGATCATTCTCAATGGCGTCTTCGTCGTCCACCAGACCCAGCAGGCTCTGGTTGTCCGGTTTGGCAATCCGGTACGCCAGATCACGGAGGCCGGGCTGAACTGGAAGGTTCCGCTCATTCAGCAGGTCGAGTTCTTCGAAAAGCGCGTGCTCGACTATGACGCCGATCCCGTGGAACTCATTCTCGGTGATCAGAAGCGACTGGTTGTTGATGCCTTCACGCGATATCGCATCAACAATGCCCTGCTCTTTCGCCAGTCTGCCGGCAATGAGACCCAGTTCCGCTCCCAGCTTGAGCCGATCGTCTTTTCCGCATTGCGCAGCGTCCTCGGCGAGGTCTCGCTGTTCCAGGTACTTTCCGAAGACCGCAATGCGCTCATGGGGCGGATTCGCGACGAAGCCAATCGTGCGCTGAAACAGTTCGGCGTCGAGGTCGTCGACATCCGGATCAAGCGTGCCGATCTTCCCAAGGAGAACAGCGAGGCGATCTTCCGGCGGATGCAGACCGAACGCGAGCGTGAGGCCAAGGAGTTGCGGGCGCAGGGTGCCGAGCTTGCACAGCGCATCCGTGCTCGCGCGGATCGCGAGCGACGCGTGCTGATCGCCGAGGCCAAACGTGACGCAGATGTCACACGCGGCAAGGGAGATGCCGAAGCCGTCCGTATCTTCGCCGAGTCCTTCGGTCAGGACCTGAGCTTCTTCGACTTCTACCGGTCGATGCAGGCCTATCGCAAGGCTCTGGCCGGAGACGCCACCAGTCTCGTCATGTCGCCGGATAGTGAGTTCTTTCGTTA